atatatatatatatatatatatatattaatttataattgtatatataattatatatttttcttagatatataattatatgtattaatatacatttattaattatatatgtgtgtgtatatatatatatatacgtatataattaataaatgtatattaatacatataattatatatctaagaaaaatatataattatatatatatattaatatatactttaaatatatattattttatgcaattatttcATGCTTCCATAAATCAGTGCATTCAAtacttcattatttttatagatcttATTGTTCGAGCAATAATGTAGGTTCTATCCTGCAACAAATGCAGTATTATGATATttcatagatattatattactgcagaatgtgttatataatttatacaaatgttaATTAGCACAGcacataatatatcatattataaaatctttgtaacaaaaaaatcaagtatatatattatataaaattattatacttattatactGACTAAATAGATATCAAatcatttcatataatatacattattttagacAAAAGATCCTTTTGTAGATTCAGCATTTCTTTTTAACCATTTCGAATTCAATATCGATTAAATCAGAAGAGTCATCATTTTGCATGTAAGTCTTTATccataaagatataaaaatgataaacagatataaaatataataataaagaatgaaaataaaatattttttctaatataaatttgattagttTTTCAAATacgtttttcaaaaaattaatgtaatgtttACATATTGCATCTtccaacaaaaattttaaaaaacttcaaataaattaaagtttatttagttATTCATAAGTAATCTAACTTAATCTAAAGAaatgctttatttatattctactgTTATATACTAGATCAAcctaattcatatatataaatatatgaatattttatgtaacagATACTTTCGTAGATTAGTTTAATCGTTTCATCATAATAATCACATTGCAAAAAGCTCATCATCTTACGtgaatatctttatatatcagAATGTAGAAACAGTAAAATACGAtgacatatgtgtgtgtgtgtgtgtgtgtgtgtgtgtgtgtgtgtgtgtgtgtgtgtgtgcgtgtgtgtgtgtgtgtattataaaaattcattaatactatatctattatttaaatatatctaacaagtaaaaaactaaattagtatatataaagcacACACactaaattttagatatatttgctGCTTGCATAGTAAGATTTGCatagaaataaatcattaaaagaatttaattatatgaatgtgCCTTTTGCATAgtgatatgtgtatataaatggtCAATCAAATATGTTCTGGCTTTAAATCATATCACACGCGCGAGCAAATCATACAGTATATAGGCGAagtattttagatttaaaattagaagttacttaaaaataaataaacaatctaTTTACTtagagttttaatatttttttttaattcttcctttttatttttcttatgttagatataatatatgattatatattatcactaactttttgaaattcatatatttaatatttttgaagctACATAATATCTTTGAAGTCAAGTCGATTTAAcagaaaattcttttcatcacattttattatcgtgtttaaaaacacaattttGATACCTATTAAgtcagtataaaaaattatataattttatataaatatatttcatttgtttgttataaaaactttatgtaaatatgttattttattaaattaatctaacTCATATTCGTTCTCATCAACATCTTGATTCATCAATTCTAGAGTACTTATACGTttctaaatatacattaacTAAACTTAAGATAAATCTCGCTCGTCTCTGGTATTGATTCTCTGAGAACCACGGCAATCAATTGGTTCTTGCCACGCAGATGGTCCCGGTAAACCGGCGATCATCTGATGTTGATGAGGTGGTGGTAGTTGATGTGTGGTCGGTTCCTCAATGATGCACGGTATAGAGATCTTATCCCAAGCGAGCTTGTTGACTGTAGCCAGCCCGTGAACGCATACGACGCTCTGTGGATGGGGGTGACAGGGATGTTGATGTTGTAGAACGAGAGTTGTCGTTGTCggtggcggtggtggtggtggtggtggtggtggcggaGGTTGAGGATGATGGGGAAGGGAAGTGAGCCACGTCACGCCTGGCTCCGCTCTGTGTCATTTGCCGGTCTGTTGTAACGCCGCGTTGATCTGTGCCCACAGATCCTTATTACACGACTGAGATCTGAAAAGATGAGATTGTTAGAttgttattgtttatattacatttatatctatttcttgTGAAATATTTGCGCTTAAATTTACCTTTTGATCGATTGTAGCCACTCCTTAAATTGAGTATTTCCTTCGGGATTGATTTGGAAGGCAGCTCTTGCTGCGCATACGATACTCGCGAACTCTTCGTAATCGCCAGCCGTTAAATGATACAGCTTTTGATGCATGCATTGAATATACctgaaattgaaatatgcaaattatcaTCTGACTCactaatcaaatataaaaaaaaaacttttaaaatcacGATCTTTTATTTCCTCAttcttatacaataaatatcaatactaACATCTGTTGGCATTTATGCACTAGAGGAGCCAACAAGGCAGATCTCAGATGCTGTACGATTAGCGCCGGATTGTTTCTAGCGAGATATTGGGCTGCTTCCAGCGCAACATGATGAAGAACAAAAGGACTAACAATGCTGTTTACAGCACAAATACAGAGCTGATGCATGTACTGCGTACCGAGTCGCTTCGCAACTCTGAGTAAAAACTTAACATCCTCTCCATAAGGCGGATTACGTGCGTATTTAGCTTGAGGCCGATCATCATGCACTCTGCGAGCCAAAGTTTCCAACGCTAACATACCCACACGGTATGCAGAAACAAGGGTTCGCAATTGTTGTTGATTAAACGTCTGACTTTGTCTGTGAACCTAAAACAAAACAatcgacaattttatttaaatattatattatattatcatgtgtatattacaatattggaAATTACCTGAGGTTGAGCTCTCACAGTCGATATTATGGGCTGTGGTTGGACTAACGCAGGTCCAGGCAAACTATTTTGTCCGGGGAGAGGACCCGCTACTCCTGCTTGGACCTGATCAAAATACAtagttacatatttaattaaatatcgagACTAACAAACAAAACATGCATAGAATAACGTTTACCGGCAGAGGTTGTTGCATCGTGTATAAATGACGCGTTCCTGGTGTCGGTGGAGGCTGTGGCGTGTAATACGGTCCAGGTGGAGGTGGGGCGGCCGGAGATGGATGATGTGGATGCGGTGGATGTTGAGGATGGCCAGGATGATGCGGAAACGGATGATACATTTGCATGTGCGGCGCAGGCGGTAGAGTGACTCGATGCGAAGGCATCGGACCGCTGAACGTCGCGATAGAATGGTGAGGATGTACAAAGCTGTACGGACCTACGGCATACGGCATACCGACTCCTAGAAcaaaagtacaataaaattattgaaaatgtttaGAATAATGTttctaagaaataaaaagaaaacagccAATTGTTCTACCTAAAGGCGCCAAAGTTGTAATTGTTGGATGAGTATAGGGCTGAGGAGGTGGTTGCGTGCTAGTCACTACAACTGTCTGCGCAGGTCCGGGCATCATCTGAGTATTCGACAGATCCACAGATGGTCCCGGTTCGACTAGTAATACTCCGTTGAGATCCAATTGTAGAGGATCATGAGGAATTTCATCCTGTTGATCTCCACCAGGAGTTTGCTaaccaaataaaaaaaatttataaagacagtatgtaaaataaattaattcacttACATTGCTTGAACTTACCCGGAGATATAACTCGTACCAATACTTTGCCACTTGGAAAAGCACCTCTGGATAAACACCGCCACCTTTTGCAGTATTTTCCACTGTGATACAAGCTTTCTCCAGCATAGCCTCACTTTGTTCTTTGCACTGTAACGGcacaaaatagaatatttaataatatacacaaataatattttattgcgcaTAAAATATCCGGTCGTATTATACATACTTGAGATATGGCTCTCTGAATCTCATTGGGATTGAGCGCATGCGCGTGCGGTAAGCAAGATAAAGCAAGCTCCGCCGCCGCTCTGACCATATTCGGATCACTTCCTCTCGAAGATTTATCGGCTATACTGACAGCTTCCGGTGGCGTCAAGTGTCCTTCCCAGCTGTCGATGAGGAACCAGATGGCTGGTGCACCAATTTCCATCGCCTGGCCTGTTATCCAGGATACGTGACTCGAATACGTGCGACTAAGCCAATTCGGACTGACACAGTTATGGAGTCCAAGGGCATACAAGCCAAGTTGAAAGGCGCACATGTGAAGCGCCCTATGCGGACCATGATGATTTTGACTGGTAGATGGTTGAGTGAATAAAGAAGTTGAGCTGGTACCACCGGCCTTTGATAACACGGTCTTTGCTAATTCACACATAAAGTGCGCACTCGCTTCCGAAGGCTGATTGGGAATAGATGGATATAGCCTTTTACTTttgtatctgaaaaaatgcaaaaaaaatatcaaacataatgtaatgcatatataatatattgcgtATGCCAACAAAAACGTTTTTCACAAAAAACACACCGTGTTTCTTTAGTTCTAATAGGCACAGGTGGCTGAACAATCTGTGGTTGTATGGTTAGTGCACTGATGCCACTCTCCAATTCCGCGCTCGTACTGCTATGGGGTCTACTGCTACTGCCGACCATGTTATCACCATTCCCACCATTGTCTGTTCCATTAAGCGGCGACGAGCGTTCTTCGTCGTGAACAAATCGTGccatctaaaattttataaaatatattattaaatattacgcgTAAGTTTTACAAGTTTTAATGTCGCACGAAATATACTCTTATAATCTTACTTCGCTTTTAGTAGGTGGATTGGAAGTGTAATAACTACTGAGGATGGGTGATTTAATGAGTTGATGAACGTCTCGATCCAGCAATTTGTCCATGATTCTGGCCAATTTCACGGGATCATCTTTATAATGAACGAGCAAAGTAATAGCCAAATCTCCCCTGCAACAAcaacaaaatattgtacatgtaaCTATCTGCATTaacatatgcatacatatgtaatatactaATAGCGTCAAAGTTACCTCTGTCTACGAGTTCCTTCACAAAGAAGTGGATGATCTGCTTCGCTTACATTTGCCTTCAATCCCAAGACAGCCACAGCAGCATCAAATCCAAGATTTGGATCAATTTCTGCAGGTAGTTTCACtcctgtacatacatatttcatatttttattccctatttacaaaatataacaagCACACAATCTTTCTTTATCTAGAATTATAAACATTCAATTCaagattaagatatttatttgtgaaaaatcattatatcattataatatacacgTGTATTATTGAATATAGAGTATTTCATACTTGGTACGTCTAGCGCGTCATATATGAAGCTGGCTAACATGATGGGCAAGAGCGCGTGTCCTCTTGATCTCATAACACCATCTCTCAGTTGCTCGGCTCTTTGTTTTATCATAGCTAATTCTGTCGGTCCCAAGGGAATTCTCTTTAGCAAACCTACCAACTCGCTCTCTTGATGAGCAAGCTTGACCTAgtagattaaaaatgtaaagactAGTTAGATTaactttaaacaaataatgtaaaataaaatttattttttaataatttcgtcTGATCTTACCTCCAAAGGTTTTGTGTTAGCCGGTGGTCTAGCCATCTCTAAGCCGAAAAGGCCCACGCGAAACGctaaattatgatattctGGATTCTCGGCAAGTACCGTGCATAGGAATCCACATTTTGCTAAAGTTGCCGATGCGAGACACGTTACTTGATGAGACGCTGGATTCACATGTTGCTGTAACGACAACATATTCATTTTGCTAATTTAATGTTGTACTATTTCGAATCTTTctcgacaattttttattttcaaaaatcttaCCCTTTTCCGCTTGTTTTTCACCGGTACTGGCGGTCCTTCGATCATAAGATCGGGAGGATTCGCCAAAAGTTCCTCGGCCAATTGTACTCCAATAATACAGGCTTCCCTTGTATGACCATGAGCATAAAGTCCCTCTGCCCGCGCAAACAGAATGTCCCATGGATCTTCCGTCTTCTTCAAATTATTCAGAACTATACTAGCGTCCGGAGTGGTGGCGGTATGCATATtgcttttaacatatttacttGGCAGACCACTATTGTTAGTCACTGCTTTCGGatcgtaataataaacattgtaTTCGTCGCCGGAAGGACTATCACTACTGGACGAGGAACTCTCGTCCTTAAACGGTCTACCGGCTTCCTTTTCCTGATCGGATTCTTGTTCGTTTTTCACACCAACCCCCTTGGACACAGTCGCGCGCGACTTGTCACGACACTCCGCGAGATTCGTCCTACTACACTTTCCGTTCTCGCAGGTAGGTTTGTTATTACTACTATCACTACTATCACTATGTGTCTCGGACGAGGCGTTTGAGCGATGCTTGTCCGAGCCTTGAGCGTTCTTCATGCTAACGTTACTGTTGGAAGATGACTCGCTACCAGCTCCTTCCTAAAACGATGCATcgtaattttgagaaaaaaaaaatcataggtAACAATAACGTTAATATGAAATAGATCCGAATAGGAAATGAACAAATAATAACCTGCGAATCAGTGTCGccgcaattatttaattgagcACAACCTTGTCTAAGAACAACCTGAGACTCAGATATATCGGGAATGTCAGTGTCATTCTCACAGAAACCTTCGGAACTGACGCTGCTGCGATTTCCGTCGCCCCCGCCGCTTCTCGAACACATTGGAAATTCGCGCGGATTCAGTCGTCGTCTGTCTAAGTAACCGTATTCGACAAGACCAACATTCAATGGCCGTCGACCGTGATGATGCGAAATCGGAGgttgataatttaataccGCCGAACTAGAATTTACCTAAAATAGGCGCGTTTCATAACTAATTGTTTACTTATATTTGCTTGATCGATATGGCAAATAATTTGTTGCGAAAACAGGTACCAACCTGGTTAACTTCCGTCCTCGTATCGCCGGCGTGCCGAAAACAGGTAAAGGGACAATGATACATAGGATTGTTCTCGGCGGTATACGTGATTCCCGGCAAGACGTATTCATCCCAATCTAAGTAACAAGCCTCAAGCGCCGACTTGAATCCAGTAAAAACTGCGAGATCATGTTTAAGGGAATCCTTCTGTGAACTGTTGCTTCTATTATGCGAATTATGCGAAACAGAACTGCCACGACATTTGGCGACCTGTAAACACATGATTAATTCGTTATACTTTCCTTTTGATCACTCggaggaagagaaaaaggaaagaaggtTGGAGGCATACGATGCTCACTTTATCTATGATCTTCAAATGCCAAGCCATAAATTGAGCATGCAACATCTCACGCTCGGACGGCGAGAGACCGGGGTTGAGAGCGGCCAATCGCCAAAGAACGACAATCTCGTCGCACAGAGACGAGCAAGCGTGTTGAGAAGCATGAACGTTGCTGTTCATATTATGCTTGCTACCGTATCCAGTACCGTTCAATAACGCAACCTTGGTATTGAACCACCAGACAAGGATCTGCTCGCAGGCCATGCATTCTTCCGTGATGATCTCCAATAAAGGAATGGCGTTGCGATCATTCCTTTTGAACATCTCACGCACAATGGAAAGAAGATTCCACATGCCCTCCGGCTCGCGACCCCTCAGTGGTCGTAGTAACGACGCCCATTCGGAAGCGGCTGGTGGCGCGGTAGTGCTCAGATAATTAACATCACTGAAAGAGACAGCAAAAACAATATCATATGTTAAATGTCATTATGTAAGGAAAGCTTACTTGCTTGCCAACTGTTGTTATTTACCTAAAGACTATGGGAGCTGGAACGCAGAACTTGATGAGGATCTTCTTGATGTTATCGTGCAACGTCTTCTCATCTAAGTACCAGGAAGTCTGATCGTGAGCGGAAGCACCGGCGGTCGGATCCGGTGCTCCACAATAACTATTAATGGCGCTCGGTTGGGTTGAGAGCAGCTCATCTAGAAGCCGTTGGGCAGTTGGTAAAATCTGCTGCGGCAATTCACTAATGAGATATTGAGCGAACTTTTGCAGTTGTTCCCGATGCAGGCGAGATAAGGATTCACTAACTGGCGCCCTCAGGCATACCTGTGTTGGCTGAAAGAATATTGCGtacaattgaaattataattattattaggtTTCTATACGTCGAAGAAAATTGGATAATaaaggaataaattttatgtctgactaattacacatacacacatcacatattacatatgcgatatatacacgaatatatatgtataaaaaaaaataaaaaactttaccGAAAGCTATCTAGATTCTGCTTCATTCTTCTTCATTGCGTATctctttaaatttgtaaaatacacGTACCATGTGTATTCTATGCAGGCAAACGGCTACCACATGCGCGCACCAATAGGCCGTTGACGAGCAGGTACAGTTACATGATGTAATCCTGCGTCGGTCAAAGGTTACAGCGACGTTAAACTGCGCTCTGACCCCATTCGTTTGCGAGTTTACGCTGGCACTCAGATGAAATCCTGTTCAATATGACgcttaattaaagaaaacttatttgagacaatatataatattttatagaaacttACCAAAGTGTataatgtgaaattttaatatatatattacaatgttagcaaattatttttgagatattttttgcaaCGTTTCCtactaaaattacattttctataaactctttatttttgtatctataTTTTCACTCTATTATCgcattataaactttatatttactattaagTTACTATTAATGTAGCGTGGTAGATACTCTTTATTCACCCTCACTTTgtgattctttttattaaagaaagaaaagattattattataaagaagaatcccactttgtttttaatattctatgaGCATCCAATATTGGTTAATGTATACGTATGATGCATTTATCGATATTGGAAGTTGATGGAATATTGAAAAAgtagaatttttctttataataacgtattc
This sequence is a window from Anoplolepis gracilipes chromosome 10, ASM4749672v1, whole genome shotgun sequence. Protein-coding genes within it:
- the Dora gene encoding zinc finger SWIM domain-containing protein 8 homolog, whose amino-acid sequence is MVPTLCELSARCVASHIPFELVEHFYPPVPEQLQLRIAFWSFPDNEEDIRLYSCLANGSADEFLRGEHLYRAKTVKEPLQIGFHLSASVNSQTNGVRAQFNVAVTFDRRRITSCNCTCSSTAYWCAHVVAVCLHRIHMPTQVCLRAPVSESLSRLHREQLQKFAQYLISELPQQILPTAQRLLDELLSTQPSAINSYCGAPDPTAGASAHDQTSWYLDEKTLHDNIKKILIKFCVPAPIVFSDVNYLSTTAPPAASEWASLLRPLRGREPEGMWNLLSIVREMFKRNDRNAIPLLEIITEECMACEQILVWWFNTKVALLNGTGYGSKHNMNSNVHASQHACSSLCDEIVVLWRLAALNPGLSPSEREMLHAQFMAWHLKIIDKVAKCRGSSVSHNSHNRSNSSQKDSLKHDLAVFTGFKSALEACYLDWDEYVLPGITYTAENNPMYHCPFTCFRHAGDTRTEVNQVNSSSAVLNYQPPISHHHGRRPLNVGLVEYGYLDRRRLNPREFPMCSRSGGGDGNRSSVSSEGFCENDTDIPDISESQVVLRQGCAQLNNCGDTDSQEGAGSESSSNSNVSMKNAQGSDKHRSNASSETHSDSSDSSNNKPTCENGKCSRTNLAECRDKSRATVSKGVGVKNEQESDQEKEAGRPFKDESSSSSSDSPSGDEYNVYYYDPKAVTNNSGLPSKYVKSNMHTATTPDASIVLNNLKKTEDPWDILFARAEGLYAHGHTREACIIGVQLAEELLANPPDLMIEGPPVPVKNKRKRQHVNPASHQVTCLASATLAKCGFLCTVLAENPEYHNLAFRVGLFGLEMARPPANTKPLEVKLAHQESELVGLLKRIPLGPTELAMIKQRAEQLRDGVMRSRGHALLPIMLASFIYDALDVPRVKLPAEIDPNLGFDAAVAVLGLKANVSEADHPLLCEGTRRQRGDLAITLLVHYKDDPVKLARIMDKLLDRDVHQLIKSPILSSYYTSNPPTKSEMARFVHDEERSSPLNGTDNGGNGDNMVGSSSRPHSSTSAELESGISALTIQPQIVQPPVPIRTKETRYKSKRLYPSIPNQPSEASAHFMCELAKTVLSKAGGTSSTSLFTQPSTSQNHHGPHRALHMCAFQLGLYALGLHNCVSPNWLSRTYSSHVSWITGQAMEIGAPAIWFLIDSWEGHLTPPEAVSIADKSSRGSDPNMVRAAAELALSCLPHAHALNPNEIQRAISQCKEQSEAMLEKACITVENTAKGGGVYPEVLFQVAKYWYELYLRQTPGGDQQDEIPHDPLQLDLNGVLLVEPGPSVDLSNTQMMPGPAQTVVVTSTQPPPQPYTHPTITTLAPLGVGMPYAVGPYSFVHPHHSIATFSGPMPSHRVTLPPAPHMQMYHPFPHHPGHPQHPPHPHHPSPAAPPPPGPYYTPQPPPTPGTRHLYTMQQPLPVQAGVAGPLPGQNSLPGPALVQPQPIISTVRAQPQVHRQSQTFNQQQLRTLVSAYRVGMLALETLARRVHDDRPQAKYARNPPYGEDVKFLLRVAKRLGTQYMHQLCICAVNSIVSPFVLHHVALEAAQYLARNNPALIVQHLRSALLAPLVHKCQQMYIQCMHQKLYHLTAGDYEEFASIVCAARAAFQINPEGNTQFKEWLQSIKRSQSCNKDLWAQINAALQQTGK